A segment of the Agrobacterium tumefaciens genome:
ATTGCCCCGGCGTGGTGCCCGGTGGCAGGAGGGAGCCTTGTCCCGTGGGGACGGCCGGTATCTGCTGGCTGGTTTCGAAGAAGGCGATGCTCAGCACGATCGCGATCAGTACCAGCAGAAGCCCGACAAAAACCAAACCCGACTTGTCCATTCGTCTGCGCATGGGCGTGATGATATGTCCAAATGTGTGCAATTCGAGGCGACCGGGCAAATCCGGTGCCGCGTGCAAACCTGCGACCATCCCGTCGCCATTGCAACGGTTTATGCCGGAAACGGTGTCGGATTTTTGCAATGCAAGGGAAACGGGCCGGCATCTGCCAGGCGTTTTTCAGGCGGGAAGCTTGTTCTGATTGGCCGGCTTGCGGTTCGAAACGGGTGTCGAGGCAAGGTAGAGAACGTAATCGTCGGCAGCATCGGCTAGCGCCAGCGCCGCCTCTTCCTCCCGCCAGCCATTTGCCACGGCATTGACGATCAGGGCCCGCGCAGCAGCAATAAACGTTTCCCGGCATTCGGCGATCCGGGCCGTCTGGTCAACTGCAAAACGTGGGGGTTGAATTTGCTGCATGACGGCAGATTGCCATTACTGCCTTGCTTCCGCAAGTCATTGATTAAGCGATAGTTAATATATCAAGGTGTGAGACAGTTTTGTATCATAGTGGCACGAAATTGCGCAGCGCAGCGCCGCAAAACGCCCTTTTCAGCGGCAAATAGCCGGGCGCGCAAACCTACCCTGCCCGATGGGTCGGGGGTGCTGACATGTTTTTTAGCAAAGCGTACCGATTGGGACGGATGTGACCTATCTCATCCACGACATAATGAGCTATTCATTATTCATCGCTCCCGGGCATTGCCCAACTTTCCCCGAGCGATCAACCTTGCCCCGCTTATCGCGGGGCTTTTTTATTTCGGGCTTGCGTGTTTCAAGCCCGCCAGATGCCTCAGACGTCAATGCCCGGACGGTGCCCGTCATAGCGCAGCAGGTCTTCGAACAGGTCGATGATGGCGGGCGGCAGCGTATCGGAAAGCTCGGCGATGATTTCCGTGGCCCGGTTATAGGAATAGATTGCGCACAGCGTCAGAACCAGCAGCACGATCCACGGCCACATGGCTTTCTTGCGGGGTGGTCGTGGCGGGGGTGGTGGGCCTTGGTCGACAGCCATCTTTCTCCTGCCCTTCTTTCAGTGCGTGTCAGCGCGCTCTCGCACGCGGTTCGCCGCCCGGTGCATAGGCGGTCTTTTGCAGAAAGCGGAATATATTGCCGCATTGCGCGCAGCGTATCATGTATTCCGAAGGATTGCCGGAAGGACGCTCGGCGCGAAACCCCCTCGGCATCTCGTCAATGCGGAAGTCCACATCCGGCAAACGCTTGTCATCCAGTTCCGAGGCTTCGGCAAAACCCTGGTGGCCGCACTTCGAACATTCGAGTTTCCGGGAATATCTGTCGCGCGCTGCCATTTGCCGTCCTTTTTACTGTCAAAGGTCAGGTAGCAGCGACGAATGGGCATTTCAATGGTTCGGGCCGGACGTTAAGAGTAAAGAGTGGCCGAATCCCATGTCCTCTGCGGCCAGCAGGCGCGTTTGCCGCTGCGGTCGCGTCGATCTTTCCGGACAGTTTTATCGCCGTGGACGTCTTGAGGGGCCCATGCAGAACGAAACGCCCTTCTTCTCTTCCCGTTTCCGCCTCGTGCTCTCCGCTTTTGCAGCCCTGTCCCTTGTTCTTCTGGCGGCGCTGTGGTTTGCGGCGGGCTGGTATGGCGAGCAGATCCTCAATGCCGGGCACACGAGCTCGACCGATCCCGTCACCGTTACCATTGGCAATGACAGGCTGCAGCTTGCCAAAAACACCATCCGCGTGCCCGCGCAGCGCCAGGATGGCGAATCGGACCGGGTCGATCTTTATCTGACCTGGCCGGATCTCGGCGGATATGGCGAAGCGAATCGCAAGGTTTTTGATAATCCGGACAGCACGGCCGACCTTATCTTCATACAGATATCGCGCAGCACCATGTCGGAGGATATGTCCGGCCGCTTCCTGCCGATCTACGCGCGGCTGGCGGAAGGAGAGCCCCTGCCCCTGCGTTACGGCCTGATGCTGCACCGCCTGAAAGCCGATTCCGGTTACGGCAAGGAAGTCATTCTGACTGGAAAGCGTGACAGCGAGACCGACTTCGTGGTGCGCTGCCTTTTGCCGCAAAAGCCCGAGGAATCAACAGGAAACGATTGCCAGCGGGATATTCGCGCCGGTCAGGACCTGACCATCTTCTACCGCTTTTCCGCACGCCTCCTGCCGCAATGGCAAAAACTCGACCAGGCACTGAAAACTTATGTCGAGGCCCGCCTCAATAAAGGCTGAATACTGCGGGAAGCCCCGTCCCGCAATGCGCTCGAAAAGTCGCATTTTATGGAATCCGGATACCCTTCATAAACCACTTGGTAACGCCATCTCGATAAAGTTCCGACCCATAGAGTTCGGGCGGGGCGTGTCCGAGCGGATTATGAATATGCGATTGAAGAGTTCAGCGGTGTTGAAAATTCTATCTGGAGCACATGTGCGCAAAGCGGGTGTGAAGTCTTTCGTCAGGTTCGTTGCGTTGACCCTTGCTGCGGCGTTCATGGCCGCAACATCCGTTCAGACCGCACAGGCAGAACCGAAGTATGCCGGCATCGTCATCGATGCGAAAACGGGCAAGGTTCTGTATGGCGAAGACCCCGACGGTCTGCGCTATCCGGCCTCGCTGACCAAGATGATGACGCTTTATCTTACGTTTGAAGCGTTGAGCTCGGGTCGTATCTCTCTCGACTCCAAGGTTCCGGTTTCGGCCAATGCCGCAAAGGAGCCGCCTTCCAAGCTCGGCGTTCGCGCCGGTGGCAGCATCACGGTTGAACAGGCCATTCTGGCGCTGGTCACCCGCTCTGCAAACGATATGGCAACGGCACTTGGCGAATATCTCGGCGGATCGGAAGATCGTTTCGCCCGCATGATGACGGCAAAGGCACGCGCTCTCGGCATGACCCGCACGACCTACCGCAATGCCAATGGCCTGCCGAACACCGCGCAGATGACCACGGCACGCGATCAGGCCCGTCTCGGCATCGCCCTTCGCCAGCACTACCCGCAATATTACGGTTACTTCAACACCCGCACCTTTACCTTCGGCAAGCAGGTCATCGGCAACCACAATCGTCTGGTTGGCACGGTCAAGGGCGTTGACGGTATCAAGACCGGTTACACCCGCGCTGCAGGCTCCAACCTTGCAACCTCGGCACAGCTTGATGGCCGCTCCATCGTTGCCGTTGTTCTCGGCGGCCGTTCCAGCGCAGCCCGTGATGCCACCATGCGCAAGCTGGTTGCCACCTATCTGCCGCAGGCTTCGCGTGGCGGTAACTCCAACCTGATTGCCCAGACGCGTTCCGCGCCGATTGAGGAGCCGATTGCACCAGCCGCACCGGTTGCCATTGCTGCCGCTGTGCCTTCCGCACCGGTTGCCGCAGCCTCCGCTGGCGGTCTGCCGCACTCCGGCCCGGTTCCGCAGGCCCGTTACGGCGATGAAGCACCTGTCAGCGCCTTTGCCGGTTCGTCTTCCAACGCGGCTGTCAACGCGATGGAAATGGCAACGACCCGCCAGAAGGCAAAGACCCAGGCACCTGTTCCCGTCGCCCCGATTGCGCCGGATCGCAGCCTGATCACCAACTCCACCAAGGTCGACAACATCGTCACCGCGTCCGTTGCAGCCTCTGCAGCCAAGCCTGCCATTGCCCCGAAGATGGAAGCACCGGCCAGCGGCTGGGTCATTCAGATCGGCGCTTCGCCAGACGAAACCTCGGCCCGCAACCTGTTGCAGTCGGCGCAGGAAAAAGGCGGCGCGGCACTGCGCTCTGCCAAGCCCTTCACCGTCGCCTTCAACAAGGACGGCTCCCAGTTCTACCGCGCCCGCTTCGGTGGCTTCGATGGTCAGAACGCTGCGGTCAATGCGTGTAATGCGTTGAAGAAGAAAGGCGTAAGCTGCTGGGCCTCGGCACAGTAGTCGTCACCCTGAACGGGCGGTGCCTCAAGGTTTTGGCGCCGCTCAAATCCCCTCGAATTTGTATTGTGTAACGAGGCGTTCAAAGATGGCAATCAACGAGAATTTTTCGGACATTGCAGCAGGCAACGGTCAGGGCAGCCTGTCCGTTCTGCACCCCATTCATGAGGCCGCAATGCGCATTGCCGATATCGGCCTCAACCGTTCCCGGCATAAGACGCGTGATCTGGTCAACCTGCTGCTTTCCCACGGCGCCCGCGCATGGCGCAGCAACCAGCCGGAAGCGAAGATCCATCTTCACATTTCCGGCCGCTCTGGCCGCGCGCCCATTCACATGAAGCTGCGCTGAAACGCGACTGTCCGAACAGCAATAACAAAACCCCGCGGCGCCATCGGTTCCGCGGGGTTTTTTGTCTTTTCAGCCGGAATGGCCATGGCGCACCTGCCCTGCCGGCCCGTTTCTCAGTCAGGCGTTCTTGCCATCGTTATCAGGTCGTCGCGGTCGGCGGTGTTCGTTGCAAGGACGTTGACGCACATCACTTGCAGCCGCTGGCACGCGCAAGGCGCTCGCATCCCTCCAATGCCCTGCTCCGGAACGATCTTCGGCTGTGCTGACGAAATGCGGCTGAGCAAGCCAGAAGGAAAGCGATCTGCTCTCGCCATGTCGATGGAGGAAGGACGCCGCGTGTTCACCAGCGCGCCGCATCGATGCGCAGCAGGCCCGCCGGCAGCGCCCATTCCGGTCCCCTGCCATCGACGCGAACCGGGAAAGTCAGCCGCCTCGCCGGTCCCCAGGATGTTTGTTCCAGAGCAGGAGCCAGATCGGCATCCCTGTCCTCGAGTTTCGATCCCTGAAATGGCCGGGCACCGGCGCCCGTCAGCAAGGCCGCCGTTCTGGCAAGTGACAGGCGGGCGGAAAACCTCGTGCCGGTTGCCTGCGCGTGGCGCAAGGCGCGCAGCACGGCTGCGGCGATCAGATAGCCCGTCGCATGGTCAAGCGCCTGCACCGGAAGCGGCACCGGTTGCGCGCCGCCGGATCGTGTCATGCCTTCATCGGCAATGCCGCAGCTCATCTGCACCAAACTGTCGAAACCACGCCTGCCCGCCCAGGGACCGGTCCAGCCATAGGCATCAAGGCAGACATCGATCAGGCCGGGCGACAGGCGCTGGCGCTCTTCATCGCCATAACCGAGCTTTTCCAGCGCACCGGGGCGGTAACCATGCACCAGCACATCGGCCTTTGAGAGCAGGGCTTCAAAGGTGCGGCGGTCGTCGGCACGGTGCAGATCAAGCCCGGCGCGGCGTTTGCCCACCGTCACCTCCGGTTCCACGGCCGGTTCGTTCCAGTCGGGTGGATCGATGCGCAGCACATCAGCCCCGAAACCCGCCAGAAACCGCGTTGCCACCGGCCCGGCCAGAACGCGGGTCAGGTCCAGCACCCGCAGGCCAGCGACCCCGGTGATCCTGCGTCCCTGCCCGATGTCTCGCCACTGGATCAGCGGCTCTGCCGCCACCGCCTGCCCTTGCGGATGCGTCCTCCATTCCTCGAGGCTGCGCATGGCGGCCGCCGCACCGCCCACCGCCACGATCGCCGCTTCCAGCTCGTCCTTGTTCCGGGCGGCAACCGCCGCTGAAACGCTCTCCCTGTCGCCGGCGCAGTCCAGCACCTGCAGCGCGGCGTGGCGGTGGTGCGGCGCATTGGTGTGCAGCCTGATCCAGCCATCGGCAGCGCGGTAATCGCCGGCAATCGGGTCCCATATGGACGGCAGGCTCCAGCCGGCAGGGCGAAGGCTCATGCTGAACCACATCAGCGATAACCGGCGGTCAACCGAAACCGCCCGCGCACCTGTCAGTCCCGCAAGCTCGCCTGCGGCGGCGCGCACCGAGGCCTCCGCCAGATCGGACACCCGGAAACACGACGGTAACTCACCGTCACCGCTGCGTGACACCTCTGCTGCAGGGGCAAATTCGCGCCCCAGCGCCTCGTTGATCTCCCTGTCGAAATCCTGCGTCACCTTCGCCTCCATCGCTGCCTGCCTTCAATGCATGATTGGCGCATGAGACCGCCGAGTTGACCGGCTGTAAATCTTGATCAATATAATCAATATGAATTCTCTTGACTGGATCGACGCCCACACGGCCTGTGCGATGCTCGGCGTCAAACCGCAGACGCTTTATGCCTATGTCAGCCGTGGTCAGGTGCGGGCCGAAGCGGATGCCGAGGACGCGCGCCGCAGCCTTTATGCGCGCCCGGATGTGGATGCCCTGCTGCAACAGAACCGACGTCCCCGCGCCCGTGCGGAGATTGCCGAACAGGCGATCAGATGGGGCGAGCCCGTGCTTTCCACCGCCATTTCAGAGGTGCGCGACGGTATGCTCTGGCTGCGCGGCCTGTCGATCGAACACTGCGCGGAGCATTTCACGCTTGAGGATATGGCCGTGCATCTGTGGGCCGTCAGTGCGGTCGATGCGCCGGAGAGCGAGGTGGCGTCATCCCTGCCCAGTCCGCTCGGCCGCGCATTGGAGGTTCTCAGCCGGGAGGTGCCGGCGGCACCGAAACTGAAGCCGGATGCGGCTGCGAAACAGGGCGGCAGGCTGATGTCCCTTGTCGCCAATGCCCTCCTCGGTAAATCAGCATCGGGACCGATCCACCTGCGTCTCGGGCAGAACTGGGGTCTGGATGCATCCGGCTGTGACGATGTGCGCCGTGCCCTGGTGCTGCTGAGCGACCACGAATTGAACCCGTCCACCTTCGCCGTGCGCATCGCCGCATCAACAGGCGCAAGCCTTCCGGCCGCCCTGCTCTCCGGTCTCGCCACACTCAGCGGCCCGCGCCACGGCGGTGTCGCCACGCTGGCGCGGGTGGCGCTGCAAGCCACGGAGAGCGGCAAAATGCAGGCATTCCTCAAGGATCATGCCGACCAGTCACCCTATGGTTACGGCTTCGGCCATCCGCTATACCCGGAGGGTGATCCAAGGGCACGCCTCATCCTCGCCCGCCTCGGCGCGACAGCATCGCCGGTCGCCGCAGTCTGGGCGCTCTCCAGTGAAATCGGCATTCCACCCAACATAGACGCCGCCCTCGCCGCCTTGAGCCTGGTGCACAAACTACCCGACGATGCCGCCTTCACGATCTTCGCAACCGGAAGACTGATCGGCTGGATCGCCCACGCCATCGAACAACAGCAAACCGGCGAAATCATCCGCCCGCGCGCACGTTATCGCGGGAGCGTGTAACCATGTCACTCATCAGAGACATTAGGTGACAAAGGGCATGATATCCACGCCGTCGCCGGGAAAGACGGTGATGTGCGGGTGGTCCTGAAAAAGCCGTGCGGCGTCGTCGGCGCTCTCTGCCTCAACCACCAGATAACCGCAGAACGGATTGACCGCAGCCTGTATGCCATCTCTGCTAACGCGCGTCGTCTTGCCCACCATGCCGCCGCGATCCAGAATGGACGCGGCGTTTTTCTCCTCCCACGCCGCCCATGCCTTGACGCCGACGGCATCGACAGCGTCCCGCTCGGATTTCGGCATCCGCCGAAAGGCCGCGAGGTCTTCGGGCGTCATGGTGTAAACGGCTAGAAAACGCGGCATGGACCACCTCCACAGTCTGCAACGATCACCAAGCTTACACCGCAAGTCTGCAAACCAGTCACGGAATTTCAGAGTGGCCTGCGCGGGTGTCGCGGCAAGGCAGGCATGAGGCGCGACCCTGCCGCATCTGCCTTCCCGCTTCACAGCCTTTGCCGGTTTAAATCCGCACTGCCGGTTCCGCCTGATAGGCGGCGTGAAGCAAGGTGTTGAACGCGTCCGACACGGGTATCTCAAACGAACCGATCCTGCGGATTGCGACGGCGGGCGTCCATGAATTCATCAGCGCGGCACCGGCGAAGCTTTCGGCATCTGCAAGGCTGATGTCTTCCGTTCGGGAGCGGATGCCGAGTTTCGCAAGCTGTCGCTCGACGATCTGCATGGTGACGCCGTGCAGGATATCGGCCTTCGGCCATATCACCGATTGCCCATCCCAGAACGCCAGATTCCAGATGCTGGCTTCGGTCAGGCGCCCCTGTTGATCGACAAACACGGCATCGTCAAAGCCGTTGCGTGCAGCCTGACGCATCGCGTAGGTCTTCATCGGCTCACCCACCTGCTTGATGCTGGCAAGCGCCCTCTGGTGGTGAACGACATCCAGCGCGACAGGTCCGCCCGGACCCGACGATGCCGGAAAGCTCCGCACCAAGATGGCCGGATCGTCATAAGACGCTTGCGCTGTGAACTCCCCATGCCGCGAAAACACAGTGGCGGTCAGAGAAAGGTTCTGCGGCCCGGCCGCAACCGCCATGCGCAGAAAACGGCTGATGTCGGCATCGCTCCGCGCGCGGCCAAACATTGCCATCGAGGCGGTGCGAAGGCGTGTGAGATGCAGGTCCAGCCCCCGCACCTTGCCATCACGAACCTGCATTGCGGTAAAATGGGCAAAGCCCGCAAAGGCCAGCGGCGACAGATCCGTCGCGGTCGCCTCGTTTCCATCCAGCATGGTCACGAAGGAAGGATGTTCTTGCATGGTCTCTTGCTCCTCAGATGTGTTTGCATTGACGAGCAAATCCTATAGACCCTGACAGTGCTGTTAGGGTCAAGGGTGAAATCATGAAGATTGGCGACATGGCGGAGCGGACCGGCATCAGCATCCGGATGCTGCGATATTATGAAGAACAGGGCCTGCTGACGCCCGGCCGAACCGCCGCCGGCTACCGCGACTATGGCACAGAAGAACTTGCCACGATCACAATGATCAGGAAGCTCGGAGCCTGCGGAATGACCCTGCCGGTCATCCAGCAATTCCTGCCCTGCTCCCTCGACGGCCGCGATGAGTTCGAACCCTGCGACGAACTGCGCGCCATCCTGCAAAAACACATCGACGGCGTCGACCAGCAGATGGCCGCACTCACAGAAAGCCGCTCCCTCCTCTCCGACCTGATGAGCGAGATCGACACAAGGCTGAAATGAGCGCGGGGAGCCTTGTCTGAAGCCAGTCGGTCGCTACTGCGATGTCAGCTTGGGTTGCCCAATCAAATCAGGCACTTCGCCAAGTTGAGTTACTGACAGCCCTTCATAAGATTGTTCCTTGCCAATCAGGATCGTCGAGAGGCCCGCAGCTTTGCCGCCCTCGATATCTGACTTCACATTGTCGCCAATCATCCAGACGACCTGCGCTGGTGCGAGTTCGGCGACGACGCGGGAAAAGCTCTCGGGTGAGGGTTTTTCATGACCAAGTGAGCCGGATGAAAATATGCGGTCGAAGCTGCCGGCAATACCGAGACCTTCAACGATCTGCTGCAGGTCCGGTGCAAAATTTGACAGTATAGCGTGCCTCCAGCCTCTAACGGAAAGCCTCTGCAGCGTTTCTGCCGCATGGGGAAGCAAATCCCAATATGCCAAATTGAGGTAAGTCATTCGCAGATTTTCTGACGCTTGTTCTGCCAGGTCAAAACGCAGTCCATGAGCAAGCAATGCCTGCATACTTGCACTCCGCAGTGGAGCCCACCAAGCCTCTTGAGTTGCAAAATGATGGTCCCGATCAGGGCTGTTCCACGGAAGCACCGCCGAAAGGTATGGCTTCAAATCGTCTGAAGATGTTTCGAAATTCGGATCAACCGACATAGCAGACGTTCGAAGTGCCTCGGCAAATCGTCCGCGCCGCCTCGCAAGTGTTCCCTCGAAATCCCAGAGAATGTAGTGCGACGCCATGCTGTTTCTCCCACCCAGCGCGATAACCAATGACGTCCTATCGCGTTCATGTGACCTGAATTTGAGGCTTGTTCCCCAAATGCAGAATCTCAAAAAATCTGATGATCAGCCGTCCGTCATCTGTCGATCATGAGGAGCGGCTAAAGAACCGTTCTCGGCTGAAACAGATATGGAGCTGAGAATGATCGAGCGGCATGGCGTATCCTTCGAAGACCCCTTGGTTGTGGAGAATTACATCCATCGCCCTCCCTATCCCCAAGGCGTGTACGACAGGCTTCTGTCCATTACCCCGCATCGCAATTGCCTTCTGGATCTGGGGTGCGGGACCGGTAAAATCAGCCGCCCTCTGGCCCGGCATTTCACTGACGTCGTTGCTGTTGACCCTTCGGAAGCCATGATCGATCTCGCCCGGCGGCTCGAGGGTGGGACGGCGGCGAATATTCGATGGGTTACCGGTTTTGCGGAAGATTATGACACTGCCGCGGATGACAGGTTCGACCTCATGGTCGCCGCTGCAAGTATTCACTGGATGGATCACACCCGCCTGTTTCCGCGGCTCAGGATGCTGGCGTCCGAATCCCACAAGATTGCGATCGTGACGGGCGATACGCCTTTCGCGCCTGCCTGGGCTGGCGACTGGCAATCATTTCTGGCGAAATGGGTTCCCATCGCTACGGGCGAAGAGTTCGACCACGACCGGAAAGACGAAAAACGCTCCCGGTACAAGGCATTCCTGCATATCGAGGGTACGGAGTTTTTCAGTTCGGAGCCGGTAGAGCAGAGCATCGAAAACTTCATCCTCTGCCAGCATTCCAGAGACACATTCGCGCCATCTCGGCTTGGCGAACTGCTGCCCCGGTTCGATGCGGAGCTGCGCGACATTCTGGTGCCGCATGCCACCGATCAGACGCTGCGCTTTTCGGTGCGTTCGCAAGTGCTGTGGGGCACGATCAGATAGGCTTAAGCCGCCTGCCACCGCGAAAGTCGCTGTGGGATTATCCCCTCACTCCCGCAGCGTATCCGCCACCAGCGCGTTGGCGTGGCCGTGGCCCATGCCGTGTTCCTGTTTCAGCCAGGCGACCAGTTCCATGTGTTTCTTGCCGCTCTGGGCACGGATCAGCTCTTTCCACTCGGCAATCGGCCGCCCGTATTTGGCTTCGATGGACGGAAAGTAGGATGCGGGGCCCTTTACCGGAGTGGTTGTCATGATACCTCCCAGACATGAACGGTTCGTCTGGCAAGTGATAACACGAAAGAACGCGGTGTCACCGCCCGTGGACGCGATTTGACGCTTGAGGTGCATGTTTCGGTACAGCGCTTGTGAGCTTGTTCTCATCTCACCAATCGCCTCCAGGACAGAAAACCCCGCAGCGCCATCGCGCCACGGGGTTTTGATGTGTCGCACCTGAAAAGGCGCAGATCAGTCTTTCGGGTCAGGTTTTGCCTATCGGCAGACCTTTTCCTTCTTGGTGATCGGGCGGCCGAAGCGGTCTTTGGCTTTTACCAGCACCGTCTTGCAGTGAAGTTTCGGCTTTTTCGACGGGCCGCGCTCGACCTGTTTGCCCGGCTGGCGCGGCGGCGGTTCTTGGGCGATGGCCGGCAAGGCAAAAGCCGTTGCGACAACGCAAGTGATTGCGAGGGTGAGACGTCTCATTTCAAACTCTCCTGTCTTTCTGAAATCCGGCAAAACACGCAAACGCCGCCATAGCTGCCGCCGCTATGACCACGGTCATCGGCAGCGGCGAATTGTTCGCCATCATGCCGACGAGGCCGCTGACCAGTCCGGCGATGCCGAACTGCAGAACGCCGAGTATTCCCGATGCCGCGCCCGCATCCTTGCCGCAGGCCGCCATCGCGAGAGCCGTGGAATTGGCGGCAACGACCGGCACGTTGGCAAGGCACAGGGTCAACGGGATCATCAAGGTGATGAGATCCGCCGCCCCCGAGAGCGCCACCGTTGCAGCACCGGTGACGACGAACAGCAGCAGCGAATATTTCAGGACGGTCGCGAGCGGATGCCGGCGCAACAGGTAACCGTTGATCTGCGAGCCGATGACCATGGCCACGGCGTTGGCGGCGAACACCCAGCCATAGGTTTGCTGAGACAGACCGTAGAGGTCCATCATTACATGCGGCGATCCGGTGATGAAGGCGAAGAGACCGCCAAGCGCAAAGCAGCCGACCAGGGTGAACAAAACAAACTGCCTGTTCTTCAGCAGCTTGAGATAGGTTCTGCCGGTCTCGCCGATCCGTTGCGGCTGGCGGTTTTCCGGCGGCAGCGTTTCGCGAAAGGCAAAGCCGATCGCAAACAGGCTGGCGGCGGCAATGGCGGCAAGCGCCACAAAGATCGCCTGCCATCCCCAGGAGATCAGGATGTAGCCGCCCAGGATCGGCGCCAGAATAGGCCCAAGTCCGGTGATCAGCATCATGTGCGAGAGCACCCGCGCGCCCTCGGTGGCATCGAACAGATCGTTGATGGCGGCGCGGCCGATGACCATGCCGGAGCACGCCCCGACCGCCTGCAGCAGACGCAACCCGTTGAAGGTGACAATGTCGGGCGCAAACGGCATTGCGACCGAACTGAGTGTGAAGACGGCCATGCCCGCCATCAACGGCAGCTTGCGCCCGAACCGGTCGATCAGCGTGCCATAGATGAGCTGGCCGAACGCCATGCCGATGAAGAAGATCGACAGGCTGAACTGGACCTGCCCGGCCGAGGCCGAGAGGTCGGCGCCAATCGCCGGAAACGCCGCCAGATACATGTCCGTGGCCAAGGGCGTGACGGCTGTCATCGCCCCGAGCACCAGTATGGTGACCAGATGCCCTCGGGAGGTTGCGGGAGACGCGGTGCCCATCGTCATCGCATTGCCACCCGTGGGCCGCTGGCAGGATCGACCACCGCCGGTTTTTCGACATCGACCGTGCCGGTCCAGCCGCCACCGAGCGCCTTATGAAGCGCAATGTAATAGGTGGCGATATTGGCCTGGCTCGAGATCAGCTCTTCCTCGGCCGAATAAAGCGAGCGTTCGGCTTCGAGAACGTCCAGACGGTCGATCGCACCATCGACATTCAACTGACGGGACAGTTCGGCCGCTCTCCGGTAGGCGGCCACCGAGGCCGACAGTCTGGCGCGACGCTGCTGCGACTGCGTCAACGCCACGACCGCATTTTCCACGTCTTCCATCGCCGACAGCACGGCCGACTGGTAGGCTACGAAATACTGGTCGCGCTGCGCCTTCGCCACATCCACGGCAGCCTTCAGCTGACCGCCCTGGAAGATCGGAATGGAAAGACTTGGCCCGAATGCCCAGCTGATCGTCGATTTTTTGCCGAGGTCGGAAACGCTGCTCGCCGTCGTGGCAATATCGCCGGTAAGGCTGATCGACGGGTAACGGTCGGCTTCCGCCTTGCCGATCTTGGCGGTGTATTGCGCCAGTGCACGTTCTGCCGAGCGGACGTCCGGACGTCCGCTCACGACATCGGCCGGAATGCCGATACCGGCCGCCATCTTCGGCGAGGGTATCTTGCCGGCCTTCGCCATCAGCGGCTGCAGCTCTGACGGTGCCTTGCCAAGCAACACGGCGAGACGGTTGACCGACTGCATGTAGGAAATGCGGTAGGAAGGAATATCCGCCTCGGTCGAAGCCGCCTGCCCTTCAGCCGTTGCGCTGTCCACGCCCGTTGCAGCCCCAGCCTGCACCTGGTCGCGGGTCAGCACGGCTGACTGGCGTTGCGATTTGGCGGTGCGCTCGGAAAGCGCCACCAGAGCCTGATATTGCCGCGCCTGAACGTAATAGGACGTGACGTCACCGATCAGTGTCACCAGCGTATCCGCCAGATCTTCGTCTGCGGCCTGTGCCGCATAACGCGCTGCTTCCGCC
Coding sequences within it:
- a CDS encoding class I SAM-dependent methyltransferase gives rise to the protein MIERHGVSFEDPLVVENYIHRPPYPQGVYDRLLSITPHRNCLLDLGCGTGKISRPLARHFTDVVAVDPSEAMIDLARRLEGGTAANIRWVTGFAEDYDTAADDRFDLMVAAASIHWMDHTRLFPRLRMLASESHKIAIVTGDTPFAPAWAGDWQSFLAKWVPIATGEEFDHDRKDEKRSRYKAFLHIEGTEFFSSEPVEQSIENFILCQHSRDTFAPSRLGELLPRFDAELRDILVPHATDQTLRFSVRSQVLWGTIR
- a CDS encoding DUF4287 domain-containing protein encodes the protein MTTTPVKGPASYFPSIEAKYGRPIAEWKELIRAQSGKKHMELVAWLKQEHGMGHGHANALVADTLRE
- a CDS encoding multidrug effflux MFS transporter, coding for MTMGTASPATSRGHLVTILVLGAMTAVTPLATDMYLAAFPAIGADLSASAGQVQFSLSIFFIGMAFGQLIYGTLIDRFGRKLPLMAGMAVFTLSSVAMPFAPDIVTFNGLRLLQAVGACSGMVIGRAAINDLFDATEGARVLSHMMLITGLGPILAPILGGYILISWGWQAIFVALAAIAAASLFAIGFAFRETLPPENRQPQRIGETGRTYLKLLKNRQFVLFTLVGCFALGGLFAFITGSPHVMMDLYGLSQQTYGWVFAANAVAMVIGSQINGYLLRRHPLATVLKYSLLLFVVTGAATVALSGAADLITLMIPLTLCLANVPVVAANSTALAMAACGKDAGAASGILGVLQFGIAGLVSGLVGMMANNSPLPMTVVIAAAAMAAFACFAGFQKDRRV
- a CDS encoding efflux transporter outer membrane subunit; amino-acid sequence: MLNPTFKRGLATCVKASSASILAVLLAGCVVGPDYQKPNLVVPASWGGGAKAGAAAKKPNLTEWWRQLNDPLLNTLVAQAVDGNLDVASAKARIREARATYRQQTGAFYPSVNGSASGTRNRTASAGETAVYNQAQAGFDASWEIDLFGGNRRSAEAARYAAQAADEDLADTLVTLIGDVTSYYVQARQYQALVALSERTAKSQRQSAVLTRDQVQAGAATGVDSATAEGQAASTEADIPSYRISYMQSVNRLAVLLGKAPSELQPLMAKAGKIPSPKMAAGIGIPADVVSGRPDVRSAERALAQYTAKIGKAEADRYPSISLTGDIATTASSVSDLGKKSTISWAFGPSLSIPIFQGGQLKAAVDVAKAQRDQYFVAYQSAVLSAMEDVENAVVALTQSQQRRARLSASVAAYRRAAELSRQLNVDGAIDRLDVLEAERSLYSAEEELISSQANIATYYIALHKALGGGWTGTVDVEKPAVVDPASGPRVAMR